The DNA segment TTTGTTCTTAttctcttttaattcttttctttaatataaatatattgagcatatttctaaaagaattatttatatcttacaGATTCTGCGTTATCCTTGGATGAAACTGCGGAAGAGATTTTAGATGAAGATGAAGTACTTGGTGTAAGTGTAATGGTATTGataatgttaatgtattaaaagatGGTATACTGGaatgttatgtatattatttctgtTATACATACGTACTTAAGATTTTTGAATTCAATCAATTACAGGATGAAGAAATAGAAGAGTTGTCCAATAAGCCAGACTCACAAGAGATCCCTGAGAAACGAAAATTATCCATAGAAACCAATAATACCAATGCGAAAAAGATAGTGCTGAATCGCAAACCTGTATTGGAGGAAATAAAGAATGATCAAGTGGAGAAAGAAAACAAAGGAGCAAAAGTACTCGATGATGCACCACCAGAGAAAAAGATTATCAAACTATCGGAACTTAGTACGAAAGAGGTAGGTAGCTGAAGTTTCGTATGATTCTTGTccactaaaataataaaaatatcgtgtaataaaatataatttctctgaACAATGTTTATtgcattgtattatttattaatacattattgtattgattttttaacagaGATTGGAGATGAGGGCTAAGAAGTTTGGAGTGCCATTATCCGAAGCGGCAAAGAAGGAGGCTAGATTAGCCcgttttaataatcaaaataactCAGCTGCATCCATAAAGACGCCCGtagtaagaaatttaatagtttACTTTATGTGATtaagacaaaatatttcatagaattattttatgataattataaataactttttcataGCCTACTACATTTGAAGTTCTGAAGAAACGTGCAGAAAGATTTGGAACCTCAGTGTCTACCTTGATGGAGAAGGTAAGCAAAAATACCtttgcaaatatatacatatattttaaaggcTTTTTTTCATTACCAATTTTAAATCTATCTTTAGGCTGAATTGGCTGAGCGattggaaaaaagaaaggcCAGATTTGGCGAAGTAAAACCCCCCGAGAGTAAAGTatctaagaataaaattaagattgttAAATGATACTCGGTGTTATATACTAAAGCAACGATTTAGATTACAAATCttaatttaagttttcttattttttaataaagctattaaatatatacatgtacacacaacacatacacatacacacacacaagaaTGACTTACTGAAAATAATGTACTCTTCAAAATCATCATTTCAGTATTAAAGCATCcacacttttttctttttatattattttatcacatgCGAATGTTGTAataatgagaaaaagaaacatcttttaga comes from the Monomorium pharaonis isolate MP-MQ-018 chromosome 9, ASM1337386v2, whole genome shotgun sequence genome and includes:
- the LOC105828551 gene encoding SAP domain-containing ribonucleoprotein isoform X2 — protein: MADSSYEKGLTELSKMKVADLRAELKQRGLSTTGNKNELVERLQLAIHGDSALSLDETAEEILDEDEVLGVSVMDEEIEELSNKPDSQEIPEKRKLSIETNNTNAKKIVLNRKPVLEEIKNDQVEKENKGAKVLDDAPPEKKIIKLSELSTKERLEMRAKKFGVPLSEAAKKEARLARFNNQNNSAASIKTPVPTTFEVLKKRAERFGTSVSTLMEKAELAERLEKRKARFGEVKPPESKVSKNKIKIVK
- the LOC105828551 gene encoding SAP domain-containing ribonucleoprotein isoform X1 produces the protein MADSSYEKGLTELSKMKVADLRAELKQRGLSTTGNKNELVERLQLAIHGDSALSLDETAEEILDEDEVLGVSVMIFEFNQLQDEEIEELSNKPDSQEIPEKRKLSIETNNTNAKKIVLNRKPVLEEIKNDQVEKENKGAKVLDDAPPEKKIIKLSELSTKERLEMRAKKFGVPLSEAAKKEARLARFNNQNNSAASIKTPVPTTFEVLKKRAERFGTSVSTLMEKAELAERLEKRKARFGEVKPPESKVSKNKIKIVK
- the LOC105828551 gene encoding SAP domain-containing ribonucleoprotein isoform X3; this encodes MADSSYEKGLTELSKMKVADLRAELKQRGLSTTGNKNELVERLQLAIHGDSALSLDETAEEILDEDEVLGDEEIEELSNKPDSQEIPEKRKLSIETNNTNAKKIVLNRKPVLEEIKNDQVEKENKGAKVLDDAPPEKKIIKLSELSTKERLEMRAKKFGVPLSEAAKKEARLARFNNQNNSAASIKTPVPTTFEVLKKRAERFGTSVSTLMEKAELAERLEKRKARFGEVKPPESKVSKNKIKIVK